The nucleotide window CTGGGCCCCCGATGCATGTCCGGATGCGCGCAGACTACTCACAACCCGACCGCATCGCATCCTCGATGGAAATGTCGGAGGACGGTCGCAGCTGGAAGAAGCTGTTCGACGCCGACTACCACCGGGTGGGGTAGGGCGGGCATATGCGGGCCGCGTGAATCGAGGCACGACTCTCCTCACAATGGAATCCAGCATGCGAACTCTGCTGTTCGCCGCCGCACTGGTTGCCCCTGTCGTTGCCGCGTCGGCCCAGACACCCGCCGACCCGACCGTGATGGAGCGTTCCGTGGACCAATCTTCATCAACGAACAGCAGGGGCTGATCGAGATGGTCTCGGTCGGGGCCGACGGCCGCCTCTGGGAGATGACTGGCCCGCTCGGCGGGGAGGTCCGCACCACGCCTCCATTCCAGACGGCCGATGGCGGCACCAGCCAGCTCCGCTTCACGCGCTACAACGTGTCGGCCGACGCCTTCGAGTCGAAGATGGAGTACACGGTCGACGGTGGGCAGACGTGGTTGCCGGGGAATCACCAACAATTCCGAAGGGAGGTGTCGCCCCCATGATGTGCTTCCGAGCTGCGACGGTCACGATGGTAGCCGCCGTCCTTTGTCTTGTCGCTCCCCGTGGTGCGGCGGCCCAGTCGATCCCGATGCCGACCGAATGGAGCACTCACTACGCCTGGTTCCTGGTGGCGAATCCAGCGTACGTGAGCCAGGGCGAGGAGGCGGAGGCCGCGCTGACCAACGCCCATATCCAGTACCAGTTGCAGTTGCACGCGGAAGGCCATGCCATCGTCGCCGGCGGGTTTGCGCCGTTGGCGGGTGATCCGGTGATCGGACTGACGGTCCTCCGTGCGGCGACGCAGGAGGCGGCACAGGCGCTCGCTGACGCCGATCCCGCCGTGCGGGCCGGCCGGTTGCTTGCCCGGGTACGGACTTGGTGGGTGCCGACGGAGCAACTGCCCTAGAGTTCGGCACGCGGTGGCTCTGCGGACCGGACTGACGCGTTCCACTTCGCGACTGTGCGAATCCGCCCCGCCCGCTCGTCACGATGGATAGACCATCCATGTGAGCGGGAGCCGCCAATGCGGGATCAGCACCGCAGCAAGCAGGAACTGATCAACGAGAACACCGATCTCCGCAAGCAGGTGGCCGACCTGAAGCAGGCCGCCAGTGAGCGCCGCCGGGTGGAAGACACCTTGCGGCACGATCGCGAACTCCTTCGCGCCCTCCTCGACCAGGCCCCGCATCCCCTCTGTCTCCTCGACAGCAACGCCGTGCCGCTCCTGGTCAACCGCGCGTTTGCCGAGCTGTTGGGGTACCGCTCACCAGGAGAGCTGATCCGTCTGGGCAGCGCACTTGGGCTCGTGTTCGGTGACCCCTCACGTGCAAGTGGGCAACCAGGTGGGATGGCCAGCGAGATCACCTTCCGCCGCAGCGACGGCGGCGCGCTGACCACCCCCGTGCTTTCGACCGTCGTGCCCCGCACCGATCTTCTCGCCATCACGGTGTTGACCAACCAGCAACTGGTCTGAGCCTCGCGGCGGCGTCGTCGAGCGCTAGATTGGAGGGTGGCCACACCCGCGCAGCCTACCCTCGTTCGTGCCCTCGGCCGGCGCGACCTCACTGCCTTTGCCGTCAACCGTGTTATCGGTGGCGGCATCTTCGGCATTCCTGCCATCCTTTACCTCGCCGTCGGCCCCTTCAGTGTGTGGGCCATCGTCCTCGCCGGTCTGGTGGTCCTCGGCGTGACACTCTGCTTCGCCGAAGTGGGCAGCGCCTTCCGGGACACGGGAGGGCCGTATCTCTACGCGTACGAAACATTCGGCCCCGTCGTCGGGTTCGAGATCGGTTGGCTGATGTGGGTGACGCAGCTCGGTGGTTTCGCCGCGGTCACCAACCTCTTTGTCGACTATCTCGGCTGGTTCGCGCCGACTCTCTCGACCGGTCCCTGGCGGATCGCCATCATCACCGGTCTCGTCGTCCTGCTCACCACGATCAACGTCCTCGGCGTGCGGCGCGCCGGAACCGTCAACAACATTGTCACGCTTGCCAAGCTCATCCCGCTCGCCCTGTTCGTGCTCGCCGGGTTGTTCTTCGTCGAGGGGGCCCGGCTGATTCCCTCGGCCGTGCCGGCACCCGCCGCGCTCTCTGGCGCCGTGCTGCTCGCCATCTACGCCTTCAGCGGCTTCGAGGTGCTCGGGGTGCCCAGCGGCGAGGTACGTGATCCGGAACGGACGATTCCGTTCTCCTTCCTGGCCGGTCTCGGCATCGTGGCGCTCGTCTATGTGGGGGTACAGGTGGTGGCGGTGGGGACGCTCCCTGATCTCGGACACTCGGCCCGCCCGCTGGCGGACGCCGCCGAGCGCGTCTTCGGGCCCGTCGGTGCCCTCGTGATGGTCGTCGGCGCACTGCTCTCCACACTCGGAGTTGCGCACGCGATCCTCCTCGGGGCCGGCCGGATGCCGTTCGCCATGGCCGAGCGCCGCCAGCTGCCGGCGCGGATCGCCGCGGTGCACCCGCGCTACCAGACCCCGTACCTGGGCCTCGTGGTGTCGGGAGTGGGCATGCTCCTCTTCACGGTCGTGACCACCTTCGCGTCCGCCGTCTCGATCACGGTGGGCCTGCGGGTCATCGTCTACATCGTGACCTGCGCGGCACTGCCTGTATTGCGCCGCGACGGCACGCGGTCGCCGGCCGCTTTCCGCGCCCCGGCCGGGACCGCCCTGGCAATCGCCTGTGTGCTCGTGTGCCTCGGTTTGCTGGCGTCGCGACCGAGGGGGGATATCATACAACTGGCCGTCGTGCTGGCACTCGGCTGGCTGGCGTGGCTGGCGGCGTCCCGCCGCGGCAACTGACTCTGCTCAGGAGGCGCACATGGGTCGTTCGATTCTTGGTGTCCTCGCCGGACTGGTCGTCGGAATGGTGCTGGTCGCGCTGGTTGAGACGCTCGGCATGCGGTTGATTCCTCCGCCGCCCGGGATGGACCCGACGGATCCCGCATCGATCGCCGCCGCGATGCGGAATCTCCCCGTCGGATCATTCCTCTTTGTCCTCGCCGCGTGGTTCCTGGGCACCGGGGTCGGCGCCAGCACGGCGATGCGGTTCGCCAGAAGCGACGCGCGATGGCCGGGCCTCGTCGTCGGGGGTGTCATCCTGGTGGCCACCCTGTACAATCTCTGGGTCATCCCTCATCCGTTGTGGGTGGCGGTGGTCGGCGTGGTCGGCATCATCCTCATCACGCTCGTGGCTGCCCGGCCGCGCGGCACGGTCACCAGCCCAGGGGAGTGAGCCCGATGACAATCCTGATCCTCCTCGCGGTGGCCGTGGCGATCTACGCCACCGTCACCTTCAACGCCCTGACCCGCCTCCGCCAGCTCACGGACAACGCCTGGGCCGACATTGATGTGCAGCTGAAGCGCCGCCACGATCTCATCCCGTCGCTGGTGGCCACGGTCAAGGGACACGCCGGCTATGAGCGGGGGACCCTCGACGCGGTGGTCGAGGCGCGAAACCGTGCCGTGAGCGCCGGCGGCCCAGCCGCGGCCGGAGAGGCCGAACGGGTGCTGTCCAGCGCCGTGCGGCAGATCTTCGTCCTGGCGGAGGCGTATCCCGAGCTCCAGGCCGGCGAGAGCTACCTGGCGCTGCAGAAGAGCCTGACCGACATCGAGGACCACATCCAGAACGCGCGCCGCTACTACAACGCGGTGGTGCGCGACCGGAACACGAAGGTGCAGCAGTTTCCCTCGAATCTGATCGCGGGGGCGTTCCGGTTCCGGGAGGCGGAGTTCTTCGGCCTGAGCGACCGGGGGGAGGGTGCCGTGCCCACCATCGACCTGGAGGGACCGAAGTGAGGCGGCTCGGGTTCGTCCTCGCCCTCGGCCTCTCCCTCATCGCGACGCCGGGCTCGGCGCAGCGGTCGCTGGCCATCAAGCAGTTCGATGCGCACATCGTCGTCGGCCTGGACGGCACTGTCGACGTGTCCGAGAAGATCACGGTGGCGTTCAGCGGCCAGTGGAACGGGGTCTACCGAACGGTGCCCGTGGAGTACCGGACCCCGCAGGGATTCTCGTGGACCTTGCGGCTGGAGGACATCAGCGCCACCGACGAGAACGGCACGGCGCTCAAGGTGGAGCGTTCACGCGAGCGCCACTACCTGAAGTTGAAGATCTGGGTGCCCGGCGCGAACAACGCCACCAAGGTGGTCGTCCTCCACTACAAGGCGACGAACGGGCTCCGGTTCTTTGAGGATCACGACGAGCTCTACTGGAACATCACCGGCGACGAATGGGACGTGCCGATTGAATCGGTTTCGGCGCGGATCGACCTGCCCCCCACCGTCTCGGGGGTGCGGGCCATTGCGTTTGATGGAGCCTACGGATCCACGTCGCAGAACGCCGAGGTAGCGATCGACGGGTCCGAGGTCACCGTCACCATGGCGCAACCGCTCGGCTTCCACGAGGGCGTGACGGCGGTGGTCGGCTGGAACAAGGGCGTGATTGCCGAGCCCACGTCGGTCGAGCGGGCCACCGGGTTCCTGGCCAGCAACTGGCCGCTGGGCATTCCGGTCCTGGTGTTCTTCGGAATGCTCACCCTCTGGCGCCGGACGGGGCGCGACCCGGAAGAGCGCCCCATCGGGGTGCGGTACGACCCGCCGAAGGGGCTGACCCCCGCCGAGGCGGGGACGATGATCGACGAGAAGGTGGACATGCGTGACATCACCGCCACCATCGTCGACCTGGCGGTGCAGGGCTATCTGAAGATCGAGGAAAAGCAGGAGAACGTCCTTTTCGGGCTCTTCAAGCATCAGGAGTATGTCTTCCATCGGCTGGACCCGAAGCCGGGCGCGCGGCCGCTGGAACGGCACGAGGATTTTGTCCTGGAAGGGATGTTCCGGCACGGGAAACGAACGGTGGAGCTGTCGGACCTCGAAGATGAGTTCTACACCTATCTGTCCCGGATCAAGAACTCCACGTTCGACCGGCTGGTGGATCGCGGGTTGTACCGGTCGCGGCCCGACCGGGTGCGGGCGGCCTGGATGGTGGGGGCCGTGGTGCTCACTTTTCCCGTCGCCATGATCGGCGCCTTCATTGGGGACAAGTTCGGGATGTCCCCGGTGGCCTTCATCCTGGCGGCGGTCATCAGCGGCGTGATCGTCCTCGCCTTCGGCTACTTCATGCCGGCGCGGACGGTGGCGGGTGCGCGCGCCTACGAAGACACTCGCGGCTTCGAGGAGTTCCTCCGTCGGGTGGACAGCGATCGCTATGCACGGGTCGTCAAGACGCCGGAGATGTTCGAGAAGTTCTTGCCCTACGCCATGGCGTTCGGGGTGGAAGCCAAGTGGGCCAAGGCCTTTGACGACATCTACAAGGAGCCACCGACCTGGTACGTGGGGACCAACATGTCAGGGTTCAACGCGCGGAGCTTCTCGTCGCGCATCTCCACCCTCTCCACCCGGGCCGGGAGCACCATGAGTTCCTCGCCTCGGAGCTCCAGCGGGTCGGGGTTCGGGGGCGGCGGATCGTCCGGTGGGGGCGGAGGCGGGGGCGGGGGCGGCGGATTCTGAACGCGCCCGGCGTCTGCCCGGGCAAGGAGGACAACATGCAGGTCGGCATCATCGGCTCCGGCATCGTGGGACAGACACTCGGGCGCGGGTTCCTCGCTCACGGCCACTCCGTCATGCTGGGCACCCGCACCCCCGCCAAGCTGTCGGAGTGGGCAGCGAACACCCCCGGCGGGCGGGTCGGGAGCAGCACCGAGGCCGTCCAGTTCGGCGAGCTGCTGGTCCTGGCGGTCAAGGGCACCGCCGCGCTGCTGGCGCTCCAGTCGGTCGCGGCCGAGGACCTGGCCGGAAAAGTGGTCATCGACGCGACGAACCCGATCGTGGACGGCCTCCCGGAACACGGTCTGCTCCGGTTCTTCACCACGCCGGAAGACTCCCTCATGGAGCGGCTCCAGCGGGAATTTCCCTACACCAGGTTCGTGAAGGCGTTTAACAGCGTCGGGAACGCCCGCATGGTCAACCCCGACTTCCCGCAGGGACCGCCGACCATGTTCATCTGCGGCAGCGACGCCAAGGCGAAGCAGGTCGTCACGTCGGTCCTGGAGCAGTTCGGCTGGGAGAGCGAGGACATGGGGGGCGTGGAGTCCGCGCGCGCCATCGAGCCACTCTGCATCCTCTGGTGCCTTCCGGGGTTCCTCCGCGGCGAGTGGACCCACGCCTTCAAGCTGTTGCGTTAGGGGCCACCATGCCGACGGTCGCGTTCACCGAGAATATTCAGCGCCACGTGGCCTGTCCCCCGACGGAGGTCGCGGGCGGCACGGTGCGCGAGGTGCTCGACGCCGTGTTTGCCGGAAACCCGCTGGCTCGCGGATACGTCCTCGATGAGCAGGGTGAGCTGCGGAAGCACATGGCCATCTTCCTCGACGGCCGAATGGTCCGGGACCGGGGAGGGCTGACCGACCCGGTGCGGCCCGATTCAAAGCTGTACGTCATGCAGGCGCTCTCCGGGGGCTGACCATTCTCCGAACGGAGGTTTCCACGCCATGAGCACGCGTCTCTATGCCGCTACCCGCAAGGGCCTGTTCCAGGTCGAGCGCGGCAAGTCGAGATGGACCGTCAAGAAGACGCACTTCCTCGGCGACAACGCCACCATGATGCTGCCCGACACGCGGGATGGGACAGTCTACGTGGCACTGGGGCATGGGCATTTCGGCGTCAAGCTCCACCGGCTGCGCCAAGGGGCGCGGAAGTGGGAGGAAATCACGACCCCGGCCCTGCCCCCGCGGCCCGAGGGCACGGCGCCGCGCGTGGACCCGATGGGACGCACGATTCCCGACAGTGTGCAGCTGATCTGGGCGCTCGAGCCGGCCGACCCCGCGCGGCCCGGGTCGCTCTGGTGCGGGACGATCCCCGGCGGTCTCTTCCGCTCCGACGACGGGGGTATGACCTGGGAGCTCAATCGCGCGCTCTGGGACCACCCGAAGCGGCTCGAGTGGGTGGGCGGCGGGGCGGACTACCCCGGCATCCACTCGGTCAGCGTGGATCCGCGCGACCCTCGGCGGGTGTTGGTGGGCGTCTCGACCGGCGGGGTCTGGGCCACCACCGACGGGGGCGCCTCCTGGACCATCAGCAGCCACGGGATGCGCGCGGACTATTTCCCCCCGGAACAGACCCACGATCCGCACGTGCAGGATGTGCACCGGCTCGTGCAGTGCCCCGCACAGCCGGCGGAATGGTGGGTACAGCACCACAACGGGATCTTCCGGTCCACCGACGACGCCGCGTCGTGGCGCGAGCTCCAGGTGGCACCATCGTCGTTCGGATTTGCGGTGGTGGTCCATCCACGTGACGGCGGTACGGCCTGGTTCGTCCCAGGCACCAGCGATCAGCGCCGGATCCCCGTGGACGGGCACGTCATCGTGAACCGCACACGCGACGGGGGGAAGACGTTCGAAGCCCTCACCAAGGGGCTGCCGCAGCGACATGCGTACGACATCACCTACCGGCACGGGCTCGACATCGATGCCACCGGCGACCGACTCGCGTTCGGCACCACGACCGGGTCGCTCTGGGTGACGGAAGACCAGGGCGACTCCTGGCAGACGATCTCCGAACACCTTCCGCCGGTGTACTGCGTCCGGTTTGCGGGCCCGGCGTAACGGATGAGGAGGATGCTCGCGGCCGCTGGAGCTGCCATCCTGATCATGTCGCGACCCGTCGCGGCGCAGGACACAACCAGCGCGCCGGCCATCGAACTCGAGGTCGAGCGCATCGCGGGCAGCCAGATGCTCTGGCCGGGCTTCGATCCGCTGGCTATTCCCCTCGCCGTCTACGACGGCCGGCAGACCTGGCTCTTCCGCCATCCATCCCCACCGGCGGGGTTCGTTCCGGTGGCGGGCTCCCTCCCCTCGGCACGTACCTACCCGGGCCGTTATGCCGCCGTCACCTCGAACTCCAGTGCGGAGATCGGCGGGCTTCTGACCGCCACCCTGCTGGTCGACGGCTCGCGTGGGCAGCAGCCGGCAACGACGCTCGCCACCGTGGCGATGCACGAGGCGTTTCACGTCTATCAGCGCCAGCATCATCAGGGGTGGACCGGAAACGAGGGCGATCTCCTGGTCTATCCGGTCACGAACGCCGACCTGCTCGCCGCGCGCCGGCTTGAATCGGAGGCGCTGGCCCGCGCGCTGGCCAATGCCGAGGCCGCGGGGGCCGCCTGCTGGGCCCGGGTGGCGCTGTCCTATCGCCGGGAGCGGTTCGCGGCGATGGATTCCGCGTTCGTGGCCTATGAACGACTGACGGAGCTCAACGAGGGGCTCGCGGCGTACATCCAGCTGCGTGCCGCCGGTGGATCGGCCGTGGCGATCCCCGAAGGGGAATTCCTCCCGGAGGCGGTGCGCCTGCGGGCGTACACGATCGGGCCGGCCTGGGCGATTCTGCTCGATCGGTTGGCACCGGGATGGCGGGAATCGCTGGAATCGAACGATCGACAGTCGCTGGATGGCCTGCTTGACGCCGCGCTGAACGGCCCGGGAGCACCGGCGTCCGCGCCCTGTGCCTTCACGCCCGTGGAGGTCGGTGCCGCCAAGCGGAACGCGCGGATCGACGCGGCCGATGTCACCGCCGGATGGGGGACGCGGCAGCGTGCGTTCGAGACGAAGGAGGGATGGCGCGTGGTGATCCAGTCGGCGCCCGGGCACCCGCTCTGGCCCCAGGGGTTCGATCCGCTCAACATCGATCGGGTGGATGGTGGACTGATCCACACGCGCTTCCTCAAGCTTGGCAATGATGCCGGCCAGATGACGGCGCTCGATGAGGAAGACGCAGACATCGAGTCCCGAACGGCAGGGGTCGGTCCGCACCCGATGTTCAACGGCATCTCCTGGGTGGAAATCGTCCTGCCCGCCCGGCCGATCGTGGAGCGGACCGCCGGGGCCGCGACCATTCGGGGGCCCGGTTTCGTCGCCGAGTTCAAGAACGCGACGGTGGATGACAGCGGCAAGGAAATCCTTGTGCAACTGAACTGAGGAGCGCGTATGCGCCGGATGTGGCCGACTGTATTTGCTCTCCTGATCATGCCGGCGCTGCTCGAAGCGCAGGCGGCGGTGGCGGCTGCGGTCCGCATCATCCCCAGCGACTCCGTCGACGCCGTATTCCCGGCGCGGATGCGGGAGCTCGGAATTCCGGGGGCCTCGGTGACCATCATTCGGAACGGCGAGGTGGCGTTGAATCGGGGGTTCGGGCTGGCCGATGTGGAGCTTGCCGCCCCGGCGCAATCCACCACCCGCTACCGCGTGGGATCCATCGCCAAGCCCTTTACCGCCGTTGCCCTTGGCATCCTCGTGGACGAGGGGCGGCTCGACCTTGATGCCGAGGTGCAGCAGTACGTTCCGACGTTTCCCAGAAAGCCCTGGCCTGTCACCGTCCGACAGTTGGCGGGGCACCAGGCGGGAATTCGGCACTACAAGGATGGGGAGTTCGAGAATCAGCGCTTCTACCCGACCCTGCTCGACGGGCTCCGCATGTTCGAGGATGATTCCTTGTTGTTCGAGCCGGGAACCCGGTACAGTTACTCCTCGTTCGGCTACAATCTCCTCGGCGCCGTCATCGAAGGGGCATCTGGCGTTCCGTACCTCCAGTTCATGCACGACAGGGTCTTCGCCCCGCTTGGCATGAGTGCCACCGTCCCCGACTTTCCCGATAGTATCATCGTGGGCCGCACCAGGTTCTACTCGGGACCTGACGGTGCAGCGCCGCTTCAAAACGCCCCCTATGTCGACAACAGCTACAAGTGGCCGAGTGGTGGCTTTCTCTCCAGCACCGAGGATCTCGCCCGTTTCGGCCAGGCGATGCTGGATGGCAAGCTGCTGACGAGGGGTACGCGTGACATGATGTGGACGCCGATGCGCCTCCGCGACGGCACTGTCACGTCCTATGGTGTTGGGTGGAATGTTGGGACCGACC belongs to Gemmatimonadales bacterium and includes:
- a CDS encoding YciI family protein, coding for MPTEWSTHYAWFLVANPAYVSQGEEAEAALTNAHIQYQLQLHAEGHAIVAGGFAPLAGDPVIGLTVLRAATQEAAQALADADPAVRAGRLLARVRTWWVPTEQLP
- a CDS encoding PAS domain-containing protein, which gives rise to MRDQHRSKQELINENTDLRKQVADLKQAASERRRVEDTLRHDRELLRALLDQAPHPLCLLDSNAVPLLVNRAFAELLGYRSPGELIRLGSALGLVFGDPSRASGQPGGMASEITFRRSDGGALTTPVLSTVVPRTDLLAITVLTNQQLV
- a CDS encoding LemA family protein gives rise to the protein MTILILLAVAVAIYATVTFNALTRLRQLTDNAWADIDVQLKRRHDLIPSLVATVKGHAGYERGTLDAVVEARNRAVSAGGPAAAGEAERVLSSAVRQIFVLAEAYPELQAGESYLALQKSLTDIEDHIQNARRYYNAVVRDRNTKVQQFPSNLIAGAFRFREAEFFGLSDRGEGAVPTIDLEGPK
- a CDS encoding DUF2207 domain-containing protein; translation: MRRLGFVLALGLSLIATPGSAQRSLAIKQFDAHIVVGLDGTVDVSEKITVAFSGQWNGVYRTVPVEYRTPQGFSWTLRLEDISATDENGTALKVERSRERHYLKLKIWVPGANNATKVVVLHYKATNGLRFFEDHDELYWNITGDEWDVPIESVSARIDLPPTVSGVRAIAFDGAYGSTSQNAEVAIDGSEVTVTMAQPLGFHEGVTAVVGWNKGVIAEPTSVERATGFLASNWPLGIPVLVFFGMLTLWRRTGRDPEERPIGVRYDPPKGLTPAEAGTMIDEKVDMRDITATIVDLAVQGYLKIEEKQENVLFGLFKHQEYVFHRLDPKPGARPLERHEDFVLEGMFRHGKRTVELSDLEDEFYTYLSRIKNSTFDRLVDRGLYRSRPDRVRAAWMVGAVVLTFPVAMIGAFIGDKFGMSPVAFILAAVISGVIVLAFGYFMPARTVAGARAYEDTRGFEEFLRRVDSDRYARVVKTPEMFEKFLPYAMAFGVEAKWAKAFDDIYKEPPTWYVGTNMSGFNARSFSSRISTLSTRAGSTMSSSPRSSSGSGFGGGGSSGGGGGGGGGGGF
- a CDS encoding NAD(P)-binding domain-containing protein; the encoded protein is MQVGIIGSGIVGQTLGRGFLAHGHSVMLGTRTPAKLSEWAANTPGGRVGSSTEAVQFGELLVLAVKGTAALLALQSVAAEDLAGKVVIDATNPIVDGLPEHGLLRFFTTPEDSLMERLQREFPYTRFVKAFNSVGNARMVNPDFPQGPPTMFICGSDAKAKQVVTSVLEQFGWESEDMGGVESARAIEPLCILWCLPGFLRGEWTHAFKLLR
- a CDS encoding amino acid permease, whose protein sequence is MATPAQPTLVRALGRRDLTAFAVNRVIGGGIFGIPAILYLAVGPFSVWAIVLAGLVVLGVTLCFAEVGSAFRDTGGPYLYAYETFGPVVGFEIGWLMWVTQLGGFAAVTNLFVDYLGWFAPTLSTGPWRIAIITGLVVLLTTINVLGVRRAGTVNNIVTLAKLIPLALFVLAGLFFVEGARLIPSAVPAPAALSGAVLLAIYAFSGFEVLGVPSGEVRDPERTIPFSFLAGLGIVALVYVGVQVVAVGTLPDLGHSARPLADAAERVFGPVGALVMVVGALLSTLGVAHAILLGAGRMPFAMAERRQLPARIAAVHPRYQTPYLGLVVSGVGMLLFTVVTTFASAVSITVGLRVIVYIVTCAALPVLRRDGTRSPAAFRAPAGTALAIACVLVCLGLLASRPRGDIIQLAVVLALGWLAWLAASRRGN
- a CDS encoding serine hydrolase domain-containing protein encodes the protein MWPTVFALLIMPALLEAQAAVAAAVRIIPSDSVDAVFPARMRELGIPGASVTIIRNGEVALNRGFGLADVELAAPAQSTTRYRVGSIAKPFTAVALGILVDEGRLDLDAEVQQYVPTFPRKPWPVTVRQLAGHQAGIRHYKDGEFENQRFYPTLLDGLRMFEDDSLLFEPGTRYSYSSFGYNLLGAVIEGASGVPYLQFMHDRVFAPLGMSATVPDFPDSIIVGRTRFYSGPDGAAPLQNAPYVDNSYKWPSGGFLSSTEDLARFGQAMLDGKLLTRGTRDMMWTPMRLRDGTVTSYGVGWNVGTDQQGRRYVAHTGGSIGGISVLALYPDQHLVVAIAVNTDKGLNALAGRVATWYAAEEVPQ
- a CDS encoding MoaD/ThiS family protein — encoded protein: MPTVAFTENIQRHVACPPTEVAGGTVREVLDAVFAGNPLARGYVLDEQGELRKHMAIFLDGRMVRDRGGLTDPVRPDSKLYVMQALSGG